A part of Escherichia marmotae genomic DNA contains:
- the fucK gene encoding L-fuculokinase: MKQEVILVLDCGATNVRAIAVNRQGKIVARASTPNASDIAMENNTWHQWSLDAILQRFADCCRQINSELAEYHIRGIAVTTFGVDGALVDKQGNLLYPVISWKCPRTAAVMDNIERLISAQQLQAISGIGAFSFNTLYKLVWLKENHPQLLERAHAWLFISSLINHRLTGEFTTDITMAGTSQMLDIQQRDFSPQILQATGIPRRLFPRLVEAGEQIGTLQNSAAAMLGLPVGIPVISAGHDTQFALFGAGAEQNEPVLSSGTWEILMVRSAQVDTSLLSQYAGSTCELDSQAGLYNPGMQWLASGVLEWVRKLLWTTETPWQMLIEEARLIPPGADGVKMQCDLLSCQDAGWQGVTLNTTRGHFYRAALEGLTAQLQRNLQMLEKIGHFKASELLLVGGGSRNTLWNQIKANVLDIPVKVLDDAETTVAGAALFGWYGVGEFNSPEEARAQIHYQYRYFYPQTEPEFTEEE; the protein is encoded by the coding sequence ATGAAACAAGAAGTTATCCTGGTACTCGACTGTGGCGCGACCAATGTCAGGGCCATCGCGGTTAATCGGCAGGGAAAAATTGTTGCCCGCGCCTCAACGCCTAATGCCAGCGATATCGCGATGGAAAACAACACCTGGCACCAGTGGTCTTTAGACGCTATTTTGCAACGCTTCGCTGATTGCTGTCGGCAAATCAACAGTGAACTGGCTGAATACCACATCCGCGGTATCGCCGTAACGACCTTTGGTGTGGACGGCGCTCTGGTTGATAAGCAAGGAAATCTGCTCTATCCGGTCATTAGCTGGAAATGTCCGCGAACGGCGGCGGTAATGGACAATATTGAACGGTTGATCTCCGCACAGCAGTTGCAGGCCATTTCTGGCATAGGAGCCTTTAGTTTCAACACGTTATATAAGCTGGTATGGTTGAAAGAAAACCATCCACAACTGCTGGAACGCGCGCACGCCTGGCTCTTTATTTCGTCGCTGATTAACCACCGTTTAACCGGCGAATTCACTACTGATATCACCATGGCCGGAACCAGCCAGATGCTGGATATCCAGCAACGCGATTTCAGTCCGCAAATTTTACAAGCCACCGGTATTCCACGCCGACTCTTCCCTCGTCTGGTGGAAGCGGGTGAACAGATTGGCACACTACAGAACAGCGCCGCAGCAATGCTCGGCTTACCCGTTGGCATACCGGTGATCTCCGCGGGTCACGATACTCAGTTCGCCCTTTTTGGCGCGGGTGCCGAACAAAATGAACCCGTGCTCTCTTCCGGTACATGGGAAATTTTAATGGTTCGCAGCGCGCAGGTTGATACTTCACTGCTTAGTCAGTACGCCGGTTCTACCTGTGAACTGGACAGCCAGGCAGGTTTGTATAACCCGGGTATGCAATGGCTGGCATCCGGTGTGCTGGAATGGGTGAGAAAACTGTTATGGACTACTGAAACTCCGTGGCAAATGCTGATTGAAGAAGCTCGTCTGATCCCACCGGGCGCGGACGGCGTGAAAATGCAGTGTGATTTATTGTCATGTCAGGACGCAGGCTGGCAAGGAGTGACGCTCAATACCACGCGGGGGCATTTCTATCGCGCGGCGCTGGAAGGGTTAACCGCGCAGTTACAGCGCAATCTACAGATGCTGGAAAAAATCGGCCACTTTAAAGCCTCTGAATTGTTGTTAGTCGGTGGCGGAAGTCGCAACACATTGTGGAATCAGATTAAAGCCAATGTGCTTGATATTCCGGTAAAAGTTCTCGACGATGCCGAAACGACCGTCGCAGGAGCTGCGCTGTTTGGCTGGTATGGCGTAGGGGAATTTAACAGCCCGGAAGAAGCCCGCGCGCAAATTCATTATCAGTACCGTTATTTCTACCCACAAACTGAACCCGAATTTACAGAGGAAGAGTGA
- the fucA gene encoding L-fuculose-phosphate aldolase has translation MERTRLSREIIETCLEMTRLGLNQGTAGNVSTRFENGMLITPSGIPYERMTENMIVYVDGNGKYEEDKIPSSEWRFHMAAYQSRPDANAVVHNHAVHCTAVSILNRPIPAIHYMIAAAGGNSIPCAPYATFGTRELSEHVALALKNRKAILLQHHGLIACEANLEKALWLAHEVEVLAQLYLATLAITDPVPVLSDEEIAVVLEKFKTYGLRIEE, from the coding sequence ATGGAAAGAACACGTTTATCCCGTGAAATAATTGAAACCTGTCTGGAAATGACGCGTCTTGGGTTAAATCAGGGGACTGCGGGGAATGTCAGCACGCGTTTTGAAAATGGCATGTTGATTACTCCCAGCGGTATTCCTTATGAAAGAATGACGGAAAATATGATTGTCTATGTTGATGGCAACGGAAAATACGAAGAAGATAAAATCCCTTCCAGCGAATGGCGTTTCCATATGGCGGCCTACCAAAGCAGACCGGATGCCAACGCGGTTGTTCACAACCATGCCGTTCATTGCACGGCAGTTTCCATTCTTAACCGGCCGATCCCCGCCATTCACTACATGATCGCGGCGGCTGGCGGAAATTCCATTCCTTGCGCACCTTATGCGACCTTTGGGACACGCGAACTTTCCGAACATGTTGCGCTGGCTCTCAAAAATCGTAAAGCAATTCTGCTACAACATCATGGGCTTATCGCTTGTGAGGCTAATCTGGAAAAAGCGTTATGGCTGGCGCATGAAGTTGAAGTGCTGGCGCAGCTTTATCTGGCGACCCTGGCGATTACTGACCCGGTTCCAGTACTGAGCGATGAAGAGATTGCCGTGGTGCTGGAGAAATTCAAAACCTATGGATTACGGATTGAAGAGTAA
- a CDS encoding sugar ABC transporter ATP-binding protein, translating to MSETFLQMKHITKRFPGVLALNDVQFTLRRGEVHALLGENGAGKSTLMKILSGVYQPDEGEIVFEDQSVSFSEPLSAQRVGITIIHQEFNLFPDLTVEENIFIGREFCKKNRWRLDEKQQRQATIEILQKLNLAISPDTLVADLTVAQQQMVEIAKAISVNAKILIMDEPTAALTETEIESLFRVTRLLKEQGTGIVYISHRLEELALIADRATVMRDGQYINTVDYECVKISDLIAMMVGRDLGNIYPRREALQQRIPVLEVNGLTRKGVLNDIDFTLYRGEILGFAGLMGAGRTELARAIFGADSIDSGTLILNGKEIVIKDISDAIQQGISYLTEDRKKEGLALNLSVERNIMLGNYPEYSDRFGNVDSHRCQQTSEQQVKALRIKTPHLEQAAVNLSGGNQQKIIIARWVCKDTDILIFDEPTRGIDVGAKLEIYELMNRLVAKGKSIIMISSELPEVLGMCDRILVMRSGRITGELSANEATQEKIMQYATLED from the coding sequence ATGTCCGAAACATTTTTGCAAATGAAGCATATCACCAAACGCTTTCCAGGCGTGTTGGCGCTTAATGATGTGCAATTTACTCTACGCCGGGGCGAAGTTCATGCACTATTAGGTGAAAATGGCGCAGGAAAATCTACCCTAATGAAAATTTTGTCGGGTGTTTATCAACCTGACGAAGGTGAAATAGTTTTTGAAGATCAATCTGTCTCATTTTCTGAGCCGTTAAGTGCGCAGCGTGTTGGTATTACTATTATTCATCAGGAATTTAATTTATTTCCTGATCTTACAGTGGAAGAAAATATTTTTATCGGTAGGGAGTTTTGTAAAAAAAATCGCTGGCGTCTGGATGAAAAACAGCAACGTCAGGCGACGATTGAGATTTTGCAAAAATTAAATTTGGCAATTTCACCAGATACTCTGGTTGCCGACCTTACAGTAGCTCAGCAGCAGATGGTAGAAATTGCCAAGGCCATTTCAGTTAACGCAAAGATTCTCATTATGGATGAACCTACTGCAGCGCTAACAGAAACAGAAATTGAAAGTTTATTTCGTGTCACCCGATTATTGAAAGAACAGGGCACTGGGATTGTTTATATCTCCCACCGTCTGGAAGAGTTGGCGCTCATTGCCGATCGCGCGACCGTAATGCGTGATGGTCAGTATATCAATACTGTGGATTATGAATGCGTAAAAATAAGTGACTTGATTGCCATGATGGTGGGGCGCGATTTAGGAAATATCTATCCCCGTCGCGAAGCGCTACAGCAGCGGATTCCGGTACTGGAGGTAAATGGACTGACGCGTAAAGGCGTGCTGAACGATATTGATTTCACGCTCTATCGAGGTGAGATCCTCGGCTTTGCCGGTCTGATGGGGGCTGGTCGTACTGAGCTTGCGCGCGCGATTTTTGGGGCGGACTCCATTGATAGCGGAACGCTAATATTGAATGGTAAAGAAATCGTTATCAAAGATATTTCAGATGCAATTCAGCAAGGGATCAGTTATCTGACGGAAGACCGTAAAAAAGAGGGGCTGGCGCTTAACTTGTCTGTCGAGCGAAATATTATGCTAGGAAATTATCCTGAATATTCCGACCGTTTTGGGAATGTTGATTCACATCGTTGTCAGCAAACCAGTGAACAACAAGTGAAGGCCTTAAGAATTAAAACCCCACATCTTGAACAGGCTGCAGTAAATCTAAGTGGAGGAAACCAGCAAAAAATTATTATTGCGCGCTGGGTATGTAAAGATACTGATATTTTAATCTTCGACGAACCTACTCGCGGTATTGATGTTGGTGCCAAACTGGAAATCTACGAGTTAATGAATCGTCTCGTGGCTAAAGGGAAATCAATTATCATGATCTCCTCTGAATTGCCGGAAGTGTTAGGAATGTGCGACCGTATTTTAGTGATGCGTAGTGGTCGAATTACCGGCGAGCTTAGTGCAAATGAAGCCACGCAAGAAAAAATTATGCAATACGCGACGTTAGAGGATTAA
- the fucU gene encoding L-fucose mutarotase: MLKTISPLISPELLKVLAEMGHGDEIIFSDAHFPAHAMGPQVIRADGLLVSDLLQAIIPLFELDSYAPPLVMMAAVEGDTLDPEVEQRYRDALSLQTPCPEITRIDRFAFYERAQKAFAIVITGERAKYGNILLKKGVTP, translated from the coding sequence ATGCTGAAAACAATTTCGCCGTTAATTTCTCCCGAACTATTGAAAGTGCTGGCAGAGATGGGGCATGGAGATGAAATTATTTTTTCCGATGCCCACTTTCCCGCCCATGCGATGGGACCACAGGTGATCCGCGCTGATGGCCTGTTAGTGAGCGACTTGCTCCAGGCAATTATCCCGTTATTTGAACTGGACAGCTATGCGCCGCCGCTGGTGATGATGGCGGCAGTAGAAGGTGACACACTCGATCCTGAAGTGGAACAACGCTATCGTGATGCGCTTTCACTACAGACCCCGTGCCCTGAAATCACCCGCATCGACCGTTTTGCGTTTTATGAACGGGCACAAAAAGCCTTTGCGATCGTTATCACAGGCGAACGAGCGAAGTACGGGAATATTCTTTTAAAAAAAGGGGTAACACCGTAA
- a CDS encoding LacI family DNA-binding transcriptional regulator, with product MAKTVEQIASDLNLSVTTVRLVLNGKAEQYRISVKTQTRINEYVERYGYIINHSARSLKLNKTDTLGLIVPNISNVFFATLAEKLEQRCRRSGYQLTISCTYDDVDYENKLTKAFIARNVDGLFIVPSTLENQQHHLRKIRKPMVLLDRDFKYTDNALVESNNISGGEKLTQNILEAGQAPVWFLLGDAGLPSISDRLTGYLNALAKKGITHRNWVREGPVNTPEGGYVIMDKLIEDQGCPQAFIASSLPVLEGAVRAIRDRFGAVPPEINIGTFDEHPMLGFLANNVWSMQQDENAWAEKAFEMMLSAIEERPVKKTVKVEMKLIKRIRKK from the coding sequence ATGGCTAAAACAGTAGAGCAGATAGCCAGCGACCTGAATTTATCGGTTACGACCGTGCGACTGGTGCTAAATGGAAAAGCGGAACAATATCGGATCAGCGTCAAAACCCAAACGCGTATCAATGAATATGTAGAACGCTATGGTTATATCATTAATCATTCCGCCCGCAGTCTTAAACTTAACAAAACAGATACATTGGGATTGATTGTTCCCAACATATCCAACGTCTTTTTTGCAACGCTGGCAGAAAAACTCGAACAACGCTGTCGACGTTCCGGATATCAACTTACAATCAGTTGTACTTATGATGACGTTGATTATGAAAATAAATTGACTAAAGCATTTATCGCACGAAATGTAGATGGTCTTTTTATTGTCCCTTCGACACTGGAAAATCAACAGCATCATTTACGCAAAATTCGTAAACCAATGGTGTTACTCGATCGTGATTTTAAATATACCGATAACGCATTGGTAGAAAGTAATAATATTTCTGGCGGTGAAAAACTGACACAAAATATTCTCGAGGCAGGGCAGGCACCAGTATGGTTTTTGCTGGGAGATGCCGGGTTGCCGAGTATCAGCGATCGTCTGACTGGCTATTTGAATGCGTTGGCGAAAAAGGGTATTACCCATCGTAATTGGGTGAGGGAAGGCCCGGTAAATACCCCTGAAGGCGGCTATGTCATTATGGACAAACTCATTGAAGATCAGGGATGTCCACAGGCATTTATCGCCTCGTCTTTACCTGTGCTTGAAGGCGCTGTTCGCGCGATTCGCGATCGTTTTGGCGCTGTACCGCCAGAAATCAATATCGGCACTTTCGATGAACATCCCATGCTGGGATTTCTCGCCAATAACGTCTGGTCAATGCAGCAGGATGAAAATGCCTGGGCAGAAAAAGCGTTTGAAATGATGTTAAGCGCTATTGAAGAAAGGCCCGTAAAAAAAACGGTCAAAGTAGAAATGAAATTAATTAAGCGCATAAGAAAAAAATAA
- the fucI gene encoding L-fucose isomerase translates to MKINTLPKIGIRPVIDGRRMGVRESLEEQTMNMAKATAALLTEKLRHACGAAVECVISDTCIAGMAEAAACEEKFSSQNVGLTITVTPCWCYGSETIDMDPTRPKAIWGFNGTERPGAVYLAAALAAHSQKGIPAFSIYGHDVQDADDTSIPADVEEKLLRFARAGLAVASMKGKSYLSLGGVSMGIAGSIVDHNFFESWLGMKVQAVDMTELRRRIDQKIYDEAELEMALAWADKNFRYGEDENNKQYQRNAEQSRAVLRESLLMAMCIRDMMQGNSKLADIGRVEESLGYNAIAAGFQGQRHWTDQYPNGDTAEAILNSSFDWNGVREPFVVATENDSLNGVAMLMGHQLTGTAQVFADVRTYWSPEAIERVTGHKLDGLAEHGIIHLINSGSAALDGSCKQRDSEGKPTMKPHWEISQQEADACLAATEWCPAIHEYFRGGGYSSRFLTEGGVPFTMTRVNIIKGLGPVLQIAEGWSVELPKDVHDILNKRTNSTWPTTWFAPRLTGKGPFTDVYSVMANWGANHGVLTIGHVGADFITLASMLRIPVCMHNVEETKVYRPSAWAAHGMDIEGQDYRACQNYGPLYKR, encoded by the coding sequence ATGAAAATTAATACGTTACCGAAAATTGGTATCCGCCCGGTTATTGACGGTCGTCGCATGGGTGTTCGTGAGTCGCTTGAAGAACAAACAATGAATATGGCGAAAGCCACGGCCGCACTGCTAACCGAGAAACTGCGCCATGCCTGCGGTGCTGCCGTCGAGTGTGTCATTTCCGATACCTGTATCGCGGGGATGGCTGAAGCCGCCGCCTGCGAAGAAAAATTCAGCAGCCAGAATGTAGGCCTCACCATTACGGTAACGCCTTGCTGGTGCTATGGCAGTGAAACCATCGACATGGACCCTACCCGTCCGAAAGCCATTTGGGGCTTTAACGGCACTGAACGCCCGGGCGCTGTTTACCTCGCCGCAGCCCTGGCAGCTCACAGTCAGAAAGGTATCCCGGCATTCTCCATTTACGGCCATGACGTTCAGGATGCCGATGACACATCGATTCCTGCCGACGTTGAAGAAAAACTGCTGCGCTTTGCCCGTGCCGGTTTGGCAGTCGCCAGTATGAAAGGTAAAAGCTATCTGTCACTGGGCGGCGTTTCGATGGGGATCGCCGGTTCCATCGTTGACCACAACTTCTTTGAATCCTGGCTGGGAATGAAAGTCCAGGCGGTGGATATGACCGAACTGCGTCGCCGTATTGATCAGAAGATTTACGACGAAGCAGAACTGGAAATGGCGCTGGCCTGGGCTGATAAAAACTTCCGCTATGGCGAAGATGAAAATAACAAACAATATCAACGCAATGCCGAACAAAGCCGCGCAGTTCTGCGCGAAAGTTTGCTGATGGCAATGTGTATCCGCGACATGATGCAAGGCAACAGCAAATTGGCTGATATCGGTCGCGTGGAAGAATCTCTTGGCTACAACGCCATTGCGGCGGGCTTCCAGGGACAACGTCACTGGACCGATCAATATCCAAATGGCGACACCGCCGAAGCGATCCTCAACAGTTCATTTGACTGGAATGGCGTGCGCGAACCCTTTGTCGTGGCTACCGAAAACGACAGTCTTAACGGCGTGGCAATGCTAATGGGTCACCAGCTCACCGGCACCGCTCAGGTATTTGCCGATGTGCGTACCTACTGGTCACCTGAAGCAATTGAGCGCGTAACGGGGCATAAACTGGACGGGCTGGCAGAACACGGCATCATCCATTTGATCAACTCCGGTTCTGCTGCGCTGGACGGTTCCTGTAAACAACGCGACAGCGAAGGAAAACCGACGATGAAGCCGCACTGGGAAATCTCCCAGCAAGAGGCTGACGCTTGCCTCGCCGCTACCGAATGGTGCCCGGCGATCCACGAATATTTCCGTGGCGGCGGTTACTCTTCCCGCTTCCTCACTGAAGGCGGCGTCCCGTTCACCATGACTCGAGTCAACATTATTAAAGGCCTGGGACCGGTACTGCAAATCGCGGAAGGCTGGAGTGTGGAGTTGCCGAAGGATGTGCATGACATCCTCAACAAACGCACCAACTCAACCTGGCCAACCACCTGGTTTGCACCGCGCCTCACCGGCAAAGGGCCGTTTACGGATGTGTACTCGGTAATGGCGAACTGGGGCGCTAACCACGGCGTTCTGACCATCGGCCACGTCGGCGCAGACTTTATCACTCTCGCCTCAATGCTGCGGATCCCGGTATGTATGCACAACGTTGAAGAGACAAAAGTGTATCGTCCTTCTGCCTGGGCCGCGCACGGCATGGATATTGAAGGCCAGGATTACCGCGCTTGCCAGAACTACGGTCCGTTGTACAAGCGTTAA
- a CDS encoding FGGY-family carbohydrate kinase: protein MHNGYFLGVDVGSASVRAGVYCANGRRLAFATAPVSQFRPGGERVEQSSAEIWQQVCKTVKEATALAGIPVSAICSLGFDATCSLVVLDGQGKGLAVSPSGPANQDIIMWMDHRATAEAAQINATKDPALRYVGGEVSVEMELPKLRWLKTHLPQTWQAAHRFFDLADFLVWKATGRDVAGLCTLTCKWNYLAHEQRFSHNLLESIDLTDMLERIPAEILPPGAAVGTLTATAAEELGLTTNVIVASGLIDAHAGGVALVGAQPSGTLAVISGTSNCHMLCSEKEIFTPGVWGPYWSAMLPNYWLTEGGQSAAGALVEWTLQESGASANLFNKAQQRGCHPIQLINEWVAALENNESEPTRNLHVLADHHGNRSPRARPDARGSVYGLTLERGENQLARLYLATLQAIAFGTRHIIETLRENGHTITQLTLCGGATHNPLWLREYADVTSCDIHLMQEEDAVTLGAAISGAVASGAWRNFSSACKAMVEAGEVIRANPQRREFLERKYQVYLTLWDQQQVVNQLM from the coding sequence ATGCACAACGGTTATTTTCTCGGTGTCGATGTCGGATCGGCCAGTGTCAGAGCGGGAGTTTACTGTGCCAATGGCCGCAGGTTGGCATTTGCCACTGCGCCTGTCTCCCAGTTTCGCCCGGGCGGCGAGCGTGTCGAACAGTCTTCGGCTGAGATCTGGCAACAGGTCTGTAAAACGGTGAAAGAGGCGACAGCTCTGGCGGGCATCCCCGTTTCCGCGATTTGCTCGCTGGGTTTTGATGCTACCTGTTCGCTGGTTGTTCTTGATGGACAAGGCAAAGGTTTAGCGGTCTCGCCCAGCGGACCTGCGAATCAGGACATCATTATGTGGATGGATCATCGCGCAACAGCCGAGGCGGCGCAGATTAACGCGACGAAGGATCCCGCATTGCGCTACGTTGGCGGCGAAGTGAGTGTCGAGATGGAGCTACCAAAGTTACGTTGGTTGAAGACACATCTACCACAAACCTGGCAGGCCGCTCATCGCTTTTTCGATCTGGCGGATTTTCTGGTCTGGAAAGCAACAGGGCGAGACGTCGCGGGATTGTGCACGCTAACGTGTAAATGGAATTATCTGGCTCATGAGCAACGCTTTAGCCATAACTTACTGGAATCGATAGACCTGACGGACATGCTTGAAAGAATTCCCGCCGAAATTCTTCCGCCAGGCGCTGCCGTGGGAACGTTAACTGCCACTGCTGCTGAAGAATTGGGATTAACGACCAATGTTATAGTGGCCAGTGGCTTGATTGATGCTCATGCCGGTGGTGTGGCGCTGGTTGGCGCGCAGCCATCAGGTACGCTGGCAGTGATAAGCGGAACGTCGAATTGCCATATGTTGTGCAGTGAAAAAGAGATATTTACCCCTGGCGTCTGGGGGCCATACTGGTCGGCCATGCTGCCAAATTACTGGCTAACCGAAGGTGGGCAAAGCGCCGCAGGGGCGCTGGTGGAGTGGACGCTTCAGGAGTCCGGGGCAAGCGCAAATCTCTTTAACAAGGCGCAACAACGCGGGTGCCATCCGATTCAACTGATTAATGAATGGGTAGCCGCCCTGGAAAATAACGAGTCTGAACCTACACGAAATTTACATGTGCTTGCCGATCATCACGGCAACCGTTCGCCACGAGCACGGCCCGATGCCAGAGGCAGTGTCTATGGTTTAACGCTGGAGCGTGGAGAAAATCAACTCGCGCGACTTTACCTTGCGACTTTACAGGCAATAGCCTTTGGCACCAGACATATTATTGAAACTCTAAGGGAAAATGGGCATACCATTACCCAATTAACGTTATGTGGTGGTGCAACGCACAACCCCTTGTGGCTACGCGAATATGCAGACGTGACAAGCTGCGATATCCACCTGATGCAAGAAGAAGATGCCGTTACGTTGGGCGCAGCAATTAGCGGTGCTGTTGCCAGCGGAGCATGGCGTAATTTTTCATCCGCATGTAAAGCAATGGTTGAGGCCGGCGAGGTTATTCGGGCAAACCCACAACGCCGTGAATTTTTAGAACGTAAATACCAGGTTTACCTGACGCTTTGGGATCAACAACAGGTAGTTAACCAACTGATGTAA
- a CDS encoding ABC transporter substrate-binding protein, with the protein MKNRHFVYALSLLACMTSSALAKDLNLPVVSKGFQHEFWQTVKMGTEAAAKEMGDKTSYVGPADETQIAEQIQLVENAMAQKPNGLLLAALDANALAPLVETANSRGIKVVTFDSGINSDIPVSFVATNNRKAGAQAADALAAQVNNKGKVGIIAHVAGTSSAIERSEGFMERMKEKYPDIKVLPVQYSDGDPQKAMDKTIDMIQANPDLAGIYGTNEGSTLGVANAIDSQNLKGKVKVIGFDSTEAIINFLKNGVIQGFVVQDAYQIGYQGIKTLNAALSGQPVEKEIDIPVKFVNTENINTPEIDKLLHPFGKK; encoded by the coding sequence ATGAAAAACAGGCATTTTGTCTATGCGTTATCTCTGCTGGCCTGTATGACTTCCAGCGCACTGGCAAAGGATTTGAATCTTCCGGTTGTTAGTAAAGGTTTTCAACATGAATTCTGGCAAACCGTAAAAATGGGCACTGAAGCTGCGGCTAAAGAGATGGGTGATAAAACCAGCTATGTTGGCCCGGCTGATGAAACGCAAATAGCCGAGCAGATTCAGTTAGTCGAAAATGCGATGGCGCAAAAACCGAATGGCTTGCTCCTGGCTGCCCTCGACGCGAATGCGCTCGCCCCACTGGTAGAAACAGCAAATTCACGCGGTATTAAAGTGGTGACCTTTGATTCAGGCATCAACTCGGACATTCCGGTGAGTTTTGTCGCGACCAACAACCGTAAAGCAGGGGCACAGGCTGCCGATGCGTTAGCCGCGCAGGTCAACAATAAAGGAAAAGTCGGGATTATCGCGCATGTAGCAGGAACTTCTTCCGCCATTGAACGCTCGGAAGGCTTCATGGAACGGATGAAAGAAAAATATCCTGACATCAAAGTATTACCCGTTCAGTACAGCGATGGTGATCCCCAAAAAGCGATGGATAAAACTATCGACATGATCCAGGCCAACCCCGATCTTGCGGGGATCTATGGCACCAATGAAGGTTCAACGCTCGGGGTGGCGAATGCCATTGATAGCCAGAATCTGAAAGGTAAGGTGAAGGTCATTGGTTTTGATAGTACAGAAGCGATTATTAACTTCCTGAAGAACGGCGTCATTCAGGGCTTTGTTGTTCAGGATGCATACCAGATTGGCTATCAGGGGATCAAAACCTTGAATGCGGCCCTCTCAGGACAACCCGTTGAAAAAGAGATCGATATTCCCGTGAAATTTGTGAATACCGAGAACATTAACACGCCAGAAATCGACAAACTGCTACACCCATTTGGTAAGAAATAA
- a CDS encoding ABC transporter permease — protein sequence MTISVTSSDSNNKKIKINKELLMRLAPLFSLIILVLFFSFSSPFFFNTENIMTIALQTSVIGIMAIGVTFVIITAGIDLSLGSVVAFSGVAVGICATLGLPLPVCIIAGVLAGGLCGYVNGLLVTKMTIPPFIATLGLMMSVRGINMVMTDGRAIYFSDYPTFKTLAQGRLFDVLPYPVFYLVIVALVGAYILKKTVIGRYVYAVGSNEVAAHLSGIKVQRVKIFVYAFCGLLTGIAGVILASRLNSGQPTVGVGYELEAIAAVVIGGTSLMGGIGTIGGTIIGAFIMSVLKNGLNLMGVSQFWQMVAMGVVVVAAVYLDTLRKKIR from the coding sequence ATGACTATCTCTGTAACCTCTTCAGACAGCAATAATAAGAAAATAAAAATCAATAAGGAATTATTGATGCGTCTGGCGCCATTATTCAGCCTGATTATTTTAGTGCTGTTTTTTAGCTTCAGTTCGCCCTTTTTCTTTAATACCGAAAATATCATGACGATTGCTCTGCAAACGTCGGTAATTGGCATCATGGCCATTGGAGTCACTTTTGTCATTATTACCGCAGGCATCGATCTATCACTGGGTTCCGTGGTGGCTTTTTCTGGTGTCGCCGTGGGTATTTGCGCCACGCTGGGACTGCCGCTGCCTGTTTGTATTATTGCTGGTGTTTTAGCAGGCGGATTGTGCGGCTATGTGAATGGTTTGCTGGTTACTAAAATGACCATTCCACCGTTTATCGCTACGTTGGGACTGATGATGTCCGTCAGGGGGATCAATATGGTGATGACCGACGGGCGTGCAATCTATTTTTCCGATTACCCAACGTTCAAAACGCTCGCTCAGGGACGCTTATTTGATGTGCTGCCTTATCCTGTTTTCTACCTTGTCATCGTGGCACTTGTCGGCGCTTACATTCTGAAAAAAACCGTTATTGGTCGCTATGTCTATGCCGTAGGCAGTAATGAAGTTGCCGCTCATCTTTCAGGTATTAAAGTTCAGCGCGTGAAAATTTTCGTCTATGCCTTCTGCGGCTTACTAACGGGGATAGCGGGTGTCATTCTGGCATCTCGTCTCAACTCCGGACAACCGACGGTAGGAGTGGGTTATGAGCTGGAGGCTATTGCCGCGGTAGTGATCGGCGGAACCAGCTTAATGGGTGGTATTGGCACTATTGGCGGCACAATCATTGGCGCTTTCATTATGAGTGTACTGAAAAATGGCCTCAATTTAATGGGCGTCTCCCAGTTCTGGCAAATGGTCGCGATGGGTGTAGTTGTAGTCGCAGCCGTTTACCTCGATACATTACGCAAAAAGATTCGTTGA